In Desulfofundulus kuznetsovii DSM 6115, the following are encoded in one genomic region:
- the metG gene encoding methionine--tRNA ligase encodes MRKTFYITTPIYYPSDNLHIGHAYTTVAADAMARFKRLTGYDVWFLTGSDEHGQKIERTARAKGMTPREYVDRIVAGFKHLWKKLDISYDDFIRTTEERHKRVVQAIFQKLYDQGDIYKASYEGWYCTPCETFWTESRLEEGNCPDCGRPVELVREESYFFRLSRYADRLLQYIEENPHFIQPVSRRNEMISFIKSGLEDLCVSRTTFDWGIPVPFDPKHVIYVWVDALTNYISALGYGSGDDSLFRKFWPADVHLVGKDIVRFHSIIWPIILMAAGIELPRQVVGHGWLLLESGKMSKSRGNVVDPLVLIDKYGVDAIRYYLLREMPFGADAYYSEESLVQRINIDLANDLGNLVSRTLGMIEKYSGGVLPQPGPAEGVDRELIELAEQTPAVVEELIDRRELSSALGAIWKLVNRANKYVDETEPWVLNRDPARRERLNTVLYNLAESMRFIGVLITAFMPNTPGRIWSQLGIADQPGLHTWESLSWGCLPAGIKVRRGEALFPRIDLKTLEKDRGLA; translated from the coding sequence TTGCGCAAAACGTTTTATATCACCACACCCATTTACTATCCCAGCGACAACCTGCATATCGGCCATGCCTACACCACCGTGGCCGCCGATGCCATGGCCCGGTTCAAACGCCTCACCGGCTACGACGTCTGGTTTTTAACCGGCTCCGACGAGCACGGCCAGAAAATTGAACGCACCGCCCGGGCAAAAGGTATGACTCCCCGGGAATATGTGGACAGGATTGTGGCCGGGTTCAAGCACCTGTGGAAAAAACTGGACATCAGCTATGACGACTTCATCCGCACCACCGAGGAAAGGCACAAGCGGGTAGTCCAGGCCATTTTCCAGAAGCTTTACGACCAGGGGGACATTTACAAGGCCAGCTACGAGGGCTGGTACTGCACTCCCTGCGAAACCTTCTGGACGGAAAGCCGGCTGGAGGAGGGCAACTGCCCGGACTGCGGCCGTCCGGTGGAGCTGGTGCGGGAGGAGAGTTACTTCTTCCGCCTGTCCAGATATGCCGACCGGTTGCTGCAGTACATCGAGGAAAATCCCCATTTCATCCAGCCCGTCTCCCGGCGCAACGAAATGATCAGCTTTATCAAAAGCGGTCTGGAAGATTTGTGCGTTTCCCGCACTACCTTCGACTGGGGCATCCCGGTGCCTTTCGATCCCAAGCACGTAATCTACGTCTGGGTGGACGCCCTGACCAACTACATTTCAGCCCTGGGCTACGGCAGCGGGGACGACAGCCTTTTCCGCAAGTTCTGGCCGGCCGACGTCCACCTGGTGGGAAAGGACATCGTACGCTTCCACAGCATCATCTGGCCCATTATCCTTATGGCCGCCGGCATTGAGCTGCCCCGGCAGGTGGTGGGACACGGGTGGCTCCTGCTGGAGAGCGGGAAGATGAGCAAATCCAGGGGCAACGTGGTGGATCCCCTGGTCCTGATTGACAAGTACGGGGTGGATGCCATCCGCTACTACCTGCTCCGGGAGATGCCCTTTGGGGCCGACGCCTATTACTCCGAGGAATCCCTGGTGCAGCGCATTAACATCGACCTGGCCAACGACCTGGGCAACCTGGTCAGCCGCACCCTGGGTATGATTGAAAAGTATTCCGGCGGCGTGCTGCCACAGCCCGGGCCGGCGGAAGGCGTGGACCGGGAACTAATTGAACTGGCCGAACAAACCCCTGCGGTGGTGGAGGAGCTGATTGACCGCCGGGAGCTGTCCAGCGCCCTGGGCGCCATCTGGAAACTGGTCAACCGGGCCAATAAGTACGTCGACGAAACGGAGCCCTGGGTTTTGAACCGGGATCCCGCCCGCCGGGAACGCCTGAACACCGTGCTCTACAACCTGGCGGAAAGCATGCGCTTTATCGGCGTGTTGATCACCGCCTTTATGCCCAATACTCCCGGCCGGATCTGGTCCCAGCTGGGCATTGCCGACCAACCCGGGCTCCATACCTGGGAGTCCTTGAGCTGGGGGTGCCTGCCGGCGGGAATAAAGGTGCGGCGGGGCGAAGCCCTCTTCCCGCGCATTGATCTGAAGACCCTGGAAAAGGACAGGGGGTTAGCATGA
- a CDS encoding TatD family hydrolase, producing the protein MIHLIDSHAHLDDRKFEADREEMLDRAQKAGVVQIINAGYDLPSSARSISLAAKYPFIFAAVGIHPHDAGGVPEDYLGQLQEMCRRRGVVAIGEIGLDYYRDLSPRDVQQKVFREQLALARELGLPVIIHDRDAHGDILDILRRDGVGPAGGVMHCFAGSWEMARECMAMGLYISFAGPVTYPNARRPKEVAARVDLSRLLVETDAPYLTPQARRGNRNEPAYVRYVAEEIAALKGVTLEELARATTANARRLFGLPEAGA; encoded by the coding sequence ATGATTCACCTGATTGACAGCCACGCCCACCTGGACGACCGCAAATTTGAGGCCGACCGGGAAGAAATGCTGGACCGGGCCCAAAAGGCCGGCGTGGTGCAGATAATCAATGCCGGTTACGATCTGCCTTCCTCCGCCCGGTCCATAAGTCTAGCTGCAAAATATCCCTTTATATTTGCCGCTGTGGGCATCCATCCCCACGATGCCGGGGGGGTCCCGGAGGATTACCTGGGCCAGCTGCAGGAAATGTGCCGCCGGCGGGGTGTAGTGGCCATCGGGGAAATCGGCCTGGACTATTACCGGGACTTGAGCCCGCGGGACGTGCAGCAAAAGGTTTTCCGGGAGCAGCTGGCCCTGGCCCGGGAGCTGGGCCTCCCGGTGATCATCCACGACCGGGACGCCCACGGGGACATTTTGGACATCCTGCGCAGGGACGGCGTCGGGCCGGCCGGGGGAGTAATGCACTGTTTTGCCGGCAGCTGGGAAATGGCCAGGGAATGTATGGCCATGGGCCTTTACATCTCCTTTGCCGGGCCGGTGACCTATCCCAATGCCCGCCGGCCCAAAGAGGTGGCCGCCCGGGTGGATCTATCGCGCCTGCTGGTGGAAACCGACGCTCCTTACCTCACCCCCCAGGCCCGGCGGGGAAATCGCAACGAGCCGGCCTATGTGCGCTATGTGGCGGAGGAAATAGCCGCCTTAAAGGGCGTGACCCTGGAGGAGCTGGCCCGGGCGACCACGGCGAATGCCCGGCGCCTGTTCGGACTGCCCGAAGCCGGCGCTTAA